One window from the genome of Pandoraea fibrosis encodes:
- a CDS encoding DUF2341 domain-containing protein: MRRILPFLLALIGTLMPVLAHAWWQPDWAYRKPITIDVGPQGGNIAGDAGRVPMLLRLHTGNFSFEGVNETGADLRFVAADDKTVLNHQIEQFDPVLGIALVWVDVPAVSAGAKQQVWMYYGNRKAPAAGNGQRVFDPDYTAVYHFGESNVPARDTTAYGNNSQNPVVTLDGAIIGKGAQVGASPIVLPASPSLALAAGSPFTFSAWVRPEKLGANEAIYVRRDGANDLVIGVDQGVPFVQVGAQRSQPGQPIQAGQWSHLAVTADGKSVTLYVGGHAATTLALALPALNSPTIIGGDADGATGGLARFSGAVDEVHLSKVARSAALLQTDAVSQGAESRLIAFGPDEQQAGKSHFGFILAAMPVDAWVVVCVLGLMALVSWIIMITKGRSYAAKARANSAFMTQFREASGAPLDQIARTNRVPEDVRDQSPLWRLYEVALGELHRRHELGYDTSAVSDATISAIRASMDGAMVREVEDMSKRMNWLSTSIEGAPYVGLFGTVIGIMLVFVVAAMAGAVDINSVAPGMAAALLCTAAGLGVAIPALFGYNWLVSRSDALSADMAVFVDEFTTRLAEEQGEGRRQPVLQRA, from the coding sequence ATGCGACGCATTCTTCCATTCCTGCTTGCGCTGATCGGCACGCTGATGCCGGTGCTCGCGCACGCCTGGTGGCAACCGGATTGGGCGTACCGCAAGCCGATCACCATCGATGTCGGCCCGCAAGGCGGCAACATCGCGGGCGACGCCGGCCGTGTGCCGATGCTGCTGCGCTTGCATACGGGTAACTTCAGCTTCGAAGGCGTGAACGAGACCGGGGCCGATCTGCGCTTCGTGGCCGCCGACGACAAGACCGTTCTCAATCACCAGATCGAGCAATTCGATCCGGTGCTGGGCATTGCGCTCGTGTGGGTCGATGTGCCCGCCGTGAGCGCAGGCGCCAAGCAACAGGTCTGGATGTACTACGGCAACCGTAAGGCACCTGCGGCCGGCAACGGCCAGCGCGTGTTCGACCCGGATTACACCGCCGTGTATCACTTTGGCGAATCGAATGTGCCGGCACGCGACACGACCGCTTACGGCAACAACAGTCAGAACCCGGTCGTCACGCTTGACGGCGCGATCATCGGCAAGGGGGCGCAAGTGGGCGCTTCGCCGATCGTGTTGCCGGCCTCGCCGTCGCTCGCGCTCGCCGCAGGCAGCCCGTTCACGTTCTCGGCCTGGGTGCGCCCGGAGAAGCTGGGCGCGAACGAAGCGATTTACGTGCGCCGCGACGGCGCCAACGATCTCGTGATCGGCGTCGATCAGGGGGTGCCGTTCGTGCAGGTGGGCGCTCAGCGCAGCCAGCCGGGTCAACCGATTCAGGCCGGTCAGTGGTCGCATCTGGCAGTCACGGCAGATGGCAAGTCGGTCACGCTTTACGTCGGCGGTCACGCGGCCACGACGCTCGCGCTCGCACTGCCCGCCCTGAACTCGCCGACGATCATCGGCGGCGACGCCGATGGCGCCACCGGTGGCCTCGCCCGCTTCTCGGGGGCTGTGGACGAAGTGCATCTCTCGAAGGTCGCGCGCAGCGCCGCACTGCTGCAAACGGACGCCGTCTCGCAAGGTGCCGAATCGCGTCTGATCGCCTTCGGTCCAGACGAGCAGCAAGCCGGCAAGAGCCACTTCGGTTTCATCCTCGCGGCCATGCCGGTCGACGCCTGGGTAGTGGTCTGTGTGCTGGGCCTGATGGCGTTGGTCTCGTGGATCATCATGATCACGAAAGGCCGTAGCTACGCTGCAAAGGCGCGCGCCAACAGTGCCTTCATGACGCAATTTCGCGAAGCCTCGGGCGCACCGCTCGACCAGATTGCGCGCACGAATCGCGTGCCGGAGGACGTGCGCGACCAATCGCCGCTGTGGCGACTGTACGAGGTTGCGCTCGGCGAATTGCATCGCCGTCACGAACTGGGCTACGACACGAGCGCGGTCTCGGACGCGACCATCAGCGCCATTCGCGCGTCGATGGACGGTGCGATGGTGCGCGAAGTCGAAGACATGAGCAAACGCATGAACTGGCTGTCGACGTCGATTGAAGGGGCGCCGTATGTCGGTCTGTTCGGCACCGTGATCGGGATCATGCTGGTGTTCGTCGTGGCGGCCATGGCGGGCGCGGTGGACATCAACTCGGTAGCACCGGGCATGGCCGCTGCACTGCTGTGTACGGCTGCCGGTCTCGGCGTGGCGATTCCCGCACTGTTCGGCTACAACTGGCTGGTGTCGCGCTCGGATGCGCTCTCCGCCGACATGGCCGTGTTCGTCGACGAGTTCACGACCCGCCTTGCCGAAGAGCAGGGCGAAGGCCGCCGTCAGCCCGTGCTGCAACGCGCCTGA
- a CDS encoding ExbD/TolR family protein, whose product MANAMRFAAKKRAGGINITPFVDVLLVVLVIFILTSNASIPGIKVDLPKASSSVALEKPKTKAITVDNTGQVFLDAYPVTLTELEDRLRTEKAVTPDFPVIVRGDAQVQYAKVVEVLDLLRRIDLNQVGLVTGKPQ is encoded by the coding sequence ATGGCAAACGCAATGCGATTCGCGGCGAAGAAGCGCGCAGGTGGCATCAACATCACGCCGTTCGTCGACGTGCTGCTGGTGGTGCTGGTGATCTTCATTCTCACGAGTAACGCCAGTATTCCCGGCATCAAGGTCGATCTCCCGAAGGCCAGCTCGTCGGTGGCGCTCGAAAAACCGAAGACGAAGGCGATCACGGTCGATAACACCGGGCAGGTGTTTCTCGATGCCTATCCGGTGACGCTGACCGAGCTTGAGGATCGCTTGCGCACGGAAAAGGCGGTCACACCCGACTTCCCGGTGATCGTGCGCGGCGACGCGCAGGTGCAGTACGCCAAGGTTGTCGAAGTGCTCGACCTGCTGCGCCGGATCGATCTCAACCAGGTCGGCCTCGTGACCGGCAAGCCGCAGTAA
- a CDS encoding energy transducer TonB family protein encodes MKPRDFASSPVRPAARPPSPALALLRRRGALIVGGLVVLGLIALFWHLLTDKASMRREVNTPPMLMLPPPPPPPPPQEKPPEPQPEKIKPEVVEPKPADPVEPPKDDTPPSPTKDLGDAVTINGDAQAGTDAFGIGAGSGGGMTGGGGGLGSRSYSAWLASSLQQAFGRDQRTRTLAFDDVRIDLWLDADGRATRAQLVRGTGNAAIDDAVLAMLRDFHAEEKPPASLRYPLSMSIRGRRP; translated from the coding sequence GTGAAACCTCGCGATTTCGCGTCTAGCCCCGTGCGGCCCGCCGCCAGGCCGCCCAGTCCGGCGCTCGCGCTGTTGCGCCGGCGTGGCGCACTGATCGTTGGCGGCCTCGTCGTGCTCGGACTGATCGCCCTTTTCTGGCACTTGCTCACGGACAAGGCCAGCATGCGTCGCGAGGTCAACACCCCGCCGATGCTCATGCTGCCGCCGCCTCCGCCGCCCCCGCCGCCGCAGGAGAAACCGCCCGAGCCGCAGCCGGAGAAGATCAAGCCGGAAGTCGTCGAGCCGAAGCCGGCCGACCCTGTAGAGCCTCCGAAGGACGACACGCCGCCGAGCCCGACCAAGGATCTGGGCGATGCCGTGACGATCAATGGCGACGCGCAGGCCGGTACCGATGCGTTCGGCATCGGCGCGGGCAGCGGCGGCGGCATGACCGGTGGCGGGGGGGGATTGGGTAGCCGCTCGTATAGCGCGTGGCTGGCGAGTTCGCTGCAACAGGCGTTCGGGCGCGATCAACGCACTCGCACGCTGGCCTTCGACGACGTGCGCATCGATCTCTGGCTCGACGCCGACGGACGCGCCACACGCGCCCAGTTGGTACGGGGCACCGGTAACGCGGCGATTGACGATGCGGTGCTCGCGATGTTGCGCGACTTCCATGCAGAAGAGAAGCCGCCTGCATCGTTGCGCTACCCGCTGTCGATGAGCATTCGGGGGCGCAGGCCATGA
- a CDS encoding putative porin, with the protein MTDALAHRRAPRAAGTAGAVALALALLGATSLAHAQAQPAPKDTAMVKLIRGLIKSGAIDKTTGEALLAQAETEAYAASAAAQKAAAAPAVAAAAVPGGEPGDVRVPYISQTTRDQIRDEVKNEVMAQAKTEGWAAPNETPEWTKRIHIEGDFRLRNESRFYSSSNTNTQIDWAQINKGNGFDVNSNTNLTLPPLLNTTQNRTNQFRARARFGIFADVSEQVKAGVRLASSNDDSPVSTNSTLGGGLNKKSVWLDQMWMSYQPFDWMKITGGRFTPPYVTSDMLFSNDLNIDGIAAQFNKVLPQNPNVELFGSLGFIPLEYSGDNSPSNSQSKMSSQTKWMLGTQFGANWKLDSKNSLRGTLGYFDFRNITGQLSSPCALYAGQTSCDSDWSRPAFMQKGNTLMLLRNIALNPLDPANTAQPQYVGYASKFQLLDLSARWDTMLAGRYPLRFDVNYIRNLAYNEGEMWARANGGIVNNFGAGDATRANFKSGPNAYLFQATFGKPVMASRGDWNVLFGYKRIEPDAVPDAYNDSTFHGGGTNAKGYYIGASYAFDKNAWLSGRWLSTKEVYGAPLSIDTLQIEVNARF; encoded by the coding sequence ATGACCGACGCTCTCGCGCACCGACGTGCGCCTCGCGCAGCGGGCACCGCAGGCGCGGTGGCACTGGCGCTCGCGCTGCTGGGCGCCACGAGCCTGGCCCATGCACAGGCGCAGCCCGCCCCGAAAGATACCGCCATGGTCAAGCTGATCCGTGGTCTCATCAAGAGCGGCGCGATCGACAAGACCACCGGCGAAGCCCTTCTGGCACAAGCGGAGACGGAAGCCTACGCGGCATCGGCGGCAGCGCAGAAGGCGGCCGCCGCACCTGCCGTGGCGGCGGCGGCCGTGCCCGGAGGCGAGCCGGGCGACGTGCGCGTCCCGTACATCTCGCAGACCACGCGCGATCAGATTCGCGACGAGGTGAAGAACGAAGTGATGGCGCAAGCGAAGACGGAGGGCTGGGCTGCGCCGAACGAAACGCCGGAGTGGACCAAGCGCATTCACATCGAAGGCGACTTCCGCCTGCGCAACGAATCGCGCTTCTATTCGAGCAGCAACACGAACACGCAGATCGACTGGGCGCAGATCAACAAGGGCAATGGTTTCGACGTCAATTCGAACACCAATCTGACGCTCCCGCCGCTGCTCAATACCACGCAGAACCGCACCAACCAGTTCCGTGCCCGTGCACGCTTCGGCATCTTCGCTGACGTGTCCGAGCAGGTGAAGGCGGGGGTGAGACTGGCCAGCAGCAACGACGACAGCCCGGTGTCGACCAACTCCACGCTCGGTGGCGGTCTGAACAAGAAGAGCGTGTGGCTTGACCAGATGTGGATGTCGTATCAGCCGTTCGACTGGATGAAGATCACGGGCGGGCGCTTCACGCCGCCCTATGTCACCTCCGACATGCTGTTCTCGAACGACCTGAACATCGACGGCATTGCCGCGCAGTTCAACAAGGTGCTGCCGCAGAACCCGAACGTCGAACTGTTCGGCTCGCTCGGCTTCATCCCGCTGGAGTACTCGGGCGACAACTCGCCGTCGAACAGCCAGAGCAAGATGTCGAGCCAGACCAAGTGGATGCTCGGCACGCAGTTCGGTGCGAACTGGAAGCTCGACTCGAAGAACAGCTTGCGCGGCACGCTGGGGTACTTCGACTTCCGCAACATCACGGGTCAACTGTCGTCGCCTTGCGCGCTGTATGCAGGCCAGACGAGCTGCGATTCGGACTGGTCGCGTCCGGCGTTCATGCAGAAGGGCAACACGCTCATGCTGCTGCGTAACATCGCGCTCAACCCGCTCGATCCGGCCAATACGGCACAGCCGCAGTACGTCGGCTACGCCTCGAAGTTCCAACTGCTCGACTTGTCGGCCCGTTGGGACACGATGCTGGCCGGGCGCTATCCGCTGCGCTTCGACGTGAACTACATCCGCAACCTGGCCTACAACGAAGGCGAGATGTGGGCACGTGCGAACGGTGGCATCGTGAACAACTTCGGCGCGGGCGATGCAACGCGCGCCAACTTCAAGAGCGGTCCGAACGCCTACCTGTTCCAGGCGACCTTTGGCAAGCCGGTCATGGCGTCGCGCGGCGACTGGAACGTGTTGTTCGGTTACAAGCGTATCGAGCCGGATGCCGTGCCCGATGCCTACAACGACTCGACGTTCCACGGCGGTGGCACGAACGCGAAGGGTTACTACATCGGGGCTTCGTATGCCTTCGACAAGAACGCATGGCTCTCGGGCCGCTGGCTTTCGACGAAGGAAGTCTATGGTGCGCCGCTGTCGATCGACACGTTGCAGATCGAAGTCAACGCGCGATTCTAA